From the genome of Nicotiana tabacum cultivar K326 chromosome 17, ASM71507v2, whole genome shotgun sequence:
CAATTTTTAATGAATATAGATTTTATAATTAGCAATTTCGGTGTATTTAATATTGGAAGGGAAATATTGCAGATGATTAAAGAGGCTTTGTTGGCTCTCAACGAGAAAGGTGGATCAAGTCCTTATGCAATTGCAAAATACATGGAGGACAAACACAAGGACGAATTACCAGCGAATTTCAGGAAAATTCTCGGTCTTCAATTGAAGAATTCTGCAGCAAAGGGTAAGCTTATGAAAATCAAGGCTTCGTACAAGCTATCCGTGGCTGGGAAAAAGGAGAGAACAACAGCCTCTACCAAAAAGGTTCCAAAGGCTGATACTAAGAAGAAACCTAGAAGCACAAGGTCCACCACCGCTACAGCGAAGAAAACAGAGGTGACAAAGAAAGCAAAACCGACGCAGAAGCCGAAAAAGGTTGGAGCCAAGAAGATAAGGAAGTCTACTCCGGCGAAGGCAAAGCAGCCCAAGTCTATTAAGTCCCCTGCTGCTAAAAGGGCTAAGAAGGTTGCAGCTTAAGTATGGTGGCTCGCTAATATAGAGTAGATAATAGGAGTAATAAGCGTTTGTTTTGTTAGGTTTGTGAATAATGAAAATGAAGTTTCTACTTTGTGTCTGTGATGTTGTGTAGTGTAGATAGGATCTAGATCTCTACTTGGGCTGCATAAGTTTCTACATTAACCGTTATGTACCTGTGCAAATTAACGTGGTGTTCGTGTTAATATTCAGCTTCTCTTTTTCAACAAGCTTTCTTCCCTATTGCCGATTTACTGTCGACCCTTATTACTTGTAATGGTTGTTAATGGCGTCGTATAATCATCGGTGGATCAAAGATGATCAACTTAATGGTTACCGTATAAGTGAAATGTTCCATTTTTCTGTGCC
Proteins encoded in this window:
- the LOC107832044 gene encoding histone H1-like (The RefSeq protein has 2 frameshifts compared to this genomic sequence): MSRNWKSGDSAVEQPPAKAPKAEDQPPATKKSVKEKKPRAPREKKPKSAKTVTHPPYFQMIKEALLALNEKGGSSPYAIAKYMEDKHKDELPANFRKILGLQLKNSAAKGKLMKIKASYKLSVAGKKERTTASTKKVPKADTKKKPRSTRSTTATAKKTEVTKKAKPTQKPKKVGAKKIRKSTPAKAKQPKSIKSPAAKRAKKVAA